A segment of the Echinicola strongylocentroti genome:
TGCCATGATATAGATAATATTGGGGGGACGCTCTTCGGAAGTTTTTTCTTTCTTTGAAGGGGAACATGCCATAGCCAAAGCCACCATACAGGCCGGTAATGTCCTCCCTAGTATTTTAGGTGTTAACTTTTGTATTTTATAGGTCATAATCTTCTTTGTTTAATACCAATTGATCCCCCAACCTCCGCTGTTCTGCTTGGAGAGCGGCAAACATTGAGGTTATTCTTTCACGTTGTGCTTTATTGCCTGACAAATCATCCATTTCATGGGGGTCTTGGGCAAGGTCATACAGTAGGATTTTACTTGCTGATGGATAGACGATCAATTTATAGCCATCTTGCTTGATCATCCGTTGATAGTTGATGTATGCGCCGTATACCTTATCCATCCCTTGGTTTGGATGACCTTTTGCCAAGTCCAAAATACTGTTAAAGGCCACGTAATCTGGCTTTTTCACACCTGCTATCGCTAGACTCGTCGCCATTGCATCTTGCAAATAGATGTTTTCATCCAGCCGTTTTCCTTCTGGTATTCCCGGGCCAACAATGATAAATGGTGCTGCCACACTATGTTCATACATGTTTTGCTTTCCCAATAATCCATGTTTCCCCATTGCTAGCCCATGATCTGCGGTAAAGATGATATAGGTGTTTTCTCTAGCGCCAATAGCTGCTAGTTTGTCAACGATTTCCCCAATTTGAGCGTCCATATGACTGAGCAAGGCATAATACTCCTGAAGGTGCTTTTTAATGGCGTAAGGGGTTCGGGGAAATGGTGCCAGCGCTTCGTCTCTCAAGGAAGGGCCATTGCCAATGGCATCCTTATGCGGGTATAAGGGCATATAGCTCTTGGGAAGTTTTAGCTCATCCACCTTATACTGCTCCAAAAAAGATCCCGGAGATTGGCGTGGGTCATGGACAGCATTGAAAGCTAGGTACATAAAGAACGGCTCTTTTTGCTCATTGGCATGATCCATAAATGCCAATGCATCTTCCTTCACTACCTCACTCCAATGTTTTCCACCTTCCCAGTACCCTCCCTGACTTACATCTGCTGGATCCCAAGAAGTATCATTTGGTTTTTTGGGACGGTCATAGCCTAACGGCATGATGGACGAAGGATCGGCATTTTCCTGCCTTGCCAGAGAATCAAATTTATGCACCATCGTAGCATGGTCCCAGTGGTCTCCCGGCATCCCGCCCCTGATATGGGCTGTATGGTCAAAAATCTCACTGGGATGGACATCTACATGCCACTTTCCACTCATATAGGTCTCATATCCGGCTTCTTTCATCAGCCTTGGCCAAGTCTGGTCCAATTTCTCCCCTTTCTTCCAGTTTTCCTTAAACTTCTGGGCCTCCCATACTGACCTTCCTGAAATCATCATGGTCCTGGATGCGGTACATACCGCCCCTGTCCAAGATCCCATATTATAGGCTTTGGTAAAGGATGTCCCTTCTGCCATTAATTTATTGAGATTTGGAGTATGGACCGCATTGGGTTCTAAGCCACCTAAAGCGGTAAATGTCAAGTCATCTGCAAATACAAACAGGACATTGGGTTGTGTAATTTCTTCCTGACTTGGTGATTGGCTACAGGCGGAGATCAATATCACCCCCGCCGTTGCCAATGCTCCTATTAGTTTATTCATTGCTGAAATTTCCTGTATTCGTACCCCATCATGGAGTTGGCTTCTTTGTCCTTTTTGAATTTCTCCTTCTTCGGATTCCAGTCCAATGGCCTGTTTAGTCGATAGGCAATATTGGCAATATTACAGATAGTGGCTGACCGGTGTCCGATTTCCACATCACAGATTGGCTTTTCACGGCTTTGCATACAATCAAGCCAATTCTTATGGTGCCCCCCATGAGTATTGTACAATTTCACATCTGTGGGTTTCAGTTCGATATCCTTTAGGTGAGCGGGGGTAGGTTCGAAGTAATTTCTGCTGATATCCATCTTACCTTCTGTCCCGATAAAACGTACGCCATAACCTCTGCCAAAATCATGATGCACCATCTCCACGCCATTATCATAAATCATCTTCAAGCCAGTCTGGGGGTTGGTCTCGCCTGCGGGTGGAACGTACTGTACCGGGCCGCTGCTGTCCATACCCAAGGCCCACTGGGCGATGTCAAACATATGTGCACCCCAATCACAAAGAATACCTCCACCAGTTTCATCAAACAGCCTCCAATCAGGCCAAAATTTCACATCATTGTCAGCTGGAGCCAACCGATGATTATAGGCCAACATCGGTGCTGGACCGCACCATTGGTTCCAATCCACCTCTGAAGGTAGGGGCTCTTTTTGTAGATCATAGGGTCGGGATGGTGTTCCCACTTGGACCAGGACTTGTTTTATCTCGCCCAAATAGCCATTTCTCACCAGTTCACAGGCTTTTCGAAAGCTGTCCCACGAACGTTGCATACTTCCGGTCTGGACAATGCTGTCATATTTTTTGGCCATATCCACCATTTCCTTGCCTTCATTAATGGTCAATGTCAGCGGCTTCTCGCAATACACGTCCTTTCCTGCCTTCATCGCATCGATGGCATTGAGCGCATGCCAATGGTCTGGGGTCGCAATGACCACCCCGTCAATGGAATCACTGGCCAACAACTCCCTATAATCTGAGTAGGTCTGTAGAGAATTAGCGGAGATTTCTCTTCCGGCATTTTTATAGGATGCAGATGCATGTTGTTTGAACCAATCCATTTTTGTGGTCCACACATCTGATCCTGCTACGATCTGCGCATTTTCCTGCTTTGCAAACGCCCCGATCAATCCACGGCTTTGCTTACCAAGCCCAATAAACCCTAGGTTGATTTTGTCACTGGGAGCTACATACCCCTTGCCCAATACATGCCGGGGCACAATGGCAATTCCCCCGAGGGCTATCAATGATGATTTTAAAAAATCTCTTCTTCCGGCATTTTTGGTCCGGATTTCCGCTTTATTGTCTTTCATTTTCAGGTTAATTTTAGATTTATTTACAATGCAATATGTCAATTTTTACTAAATAGATGTAGAACATATGTTTACTAATATGGCACATATCTGCACTGGTTTGGGGACTTTCGATCATTTGGTCTATTTTTGACGAAATACAACAGCATACACAACCATGGACAGTTCACACCTATTTTTAGAACATACTTGCGAACTTGGTGAAGGAATATTCT
Coding sequences within it:
- a CDS encoding sulfatase-like hydrolase/transferase, which produces MNKLIGALATAGVILISACSQSPSQEEITQPNVLFVFADDLTFTALGGLEPNAVHTPNLNKLMAEGTSFTKAYNMGSWTGAVCTASRTMMISGRSVWEAQKFKENWKKGEKLDQTWPRLMKEAGYETYMSGKWHVDVHPSEIFDHTAHIRGGMPGDHWDHATMVHKFDSLARQENADPSSIMPLGYDRPKKPNDTSWDPADVSQGGYWEGGKHWSEVVKEDALAFMDHANEQKEPFFMYLAFNAVHDPRQSPGSFLEQYKVDELKLPKSYMPLYPHKDAIGNGPSLRDEALAPFPRTPYAIKKHLQEYYALLSHMDAQIGEIVDKLAAIGARENTYIIFTADHGLAMGKHGLLGKQNMYEHSVAAPFIIVGPGIPEGKRLDENIYLQDAMATSLAIAGVKKPDYVAFNSILDLAKGHPNQGMDKVYGAYINYQRMIKQDGYKLIVYPSASKILLYDLAQDPHEMDDLSGNKAQRERITSMFAALQAEQRRLGDQLVLNKEDYDL
- a CDS encoding Gfo/Idh/MocA family protein produces the protein MKDNKAEIRTKNAGRRDFLKSSLIALGGIAIVPRHVLGKGYVAPSDKINLGFIGLGKQSRGLIGAFAKQENAQIVAGSDVWTTKMDWFKQHASASYKNAGREISANSLQTYSDYRELLASDSIDGVVIATPDHWHALNAIDAMKAGKDVYCEKPLTLTINEGKEMVDMAKKYDSIVQTGSMQRSWDSFRKACELVRNGYLGEIKQVLVQVGTPSRPYDLQKEPLPSEVDWNQWCGPAPMLAYNHRLAPADNDVKFWPDWRLFDETGGGILCDWGAHMFDIAQWALGMDSSGPVQYVPPAGETNPQTGLKMIYDNGVEMVHHDFGRGYGVRFIGTEGKMDISRNYFEPTPAHLKDIELKPTDVKLYNTHGGHHKNWLDCMQSREKPICDVEIGHRSATICNIANIAYRLNRPLDWNPKKEKFKKDKEANSMMGYEYRKFQQ